One Triticum dicoccoides isolate Atlit2015 ecotype Zavitan chromosome 4B, WEW_v2.0, whole genome shotgun sequence genomic window carries:
- the LOC119295245 gene encoding WD repeat-containing protein 20-like, which translates to MATSSSASGGGAAGGAPGLKTYFKTPEGRHKLQYEKTHSPSVLHYNHSSGGKTVSEMTVAYLKEKPVGQGSTPSTPSSSSGMRSAAARLLGTGNGSRTLSFAGSNGVSRAVSGSSRVGGGVGMSTGVGGSQAVANYDGKGTYIIFNTADTLFISDLNSHDKDPVKSIHFSNSNPLCHAFDSEAKDGHDLIVGVWSGDVYSMSLRQQLQDPGKKPVMSQHFINKDKDGTANSRCTCVAWVPEREGIFVVSNADGNLYVYDKSKDGNADWAFPTVRDQNQLMISHAKSTKSNPTARWHICQGAINAISFSPDGAYMATVGRDGYLRVFDFAKEQLIFGGKSYYGALLCCSWSADGKYILSGGEDDLVQVWSMDDRKMVAWGEGHTSWVSSVAFDSYWSPPSSDDAGENVMYRFGSVGQDTQLLLWDLAMDEIAVPLRHPSSGSPTFSSGSPSAHWDSACPPPTGVLQPSPRMRDVPKLSPLVAHRVHADPLSGLEFTSESIVTICREGLIKIWARPQHSENSQRPNSSELAAGNAISKDKMITSPNKAGASSSSFKQPSSVIFS; encoded by the exons ATGGCGACGTCGTCGTCGGCTAGCGGGGGCGGTGCCGCCGGGGGCGCGCCTGGACTCAAGACTTACTTCAAGACCCCCGAGGGCCGGCATAAGCTGCAGTACGAGAAGACCCACTCCCCCTCCGTGCTGCACTACAACCACAGCTCTGGTGGCAAGACTGTCTCCGAG ATGACAGTGGCATATTTGAAGGAGAAGCCCGTGGGGCAGGGCTCTACACCATCAACACCAAGTTCCAGCAGTGGCATGCGATCTGCAGCTGCGAGACTGCTTGGTACCGGGAATGGGAGCCGGACACTTAGCTTTGCAGGCAGCAACGGTGTCAGCAGGGCTGTTTCAGGGAGCAGCCGTGTGGGTGGCGGCGTTGGTATGTCAACGGGCGTCGGTGGATCTCAAGCTGTGGCGAATTACGATGGCAAGGGAACATACATCATCTTCAATACCGCAGATACACTGTTCATTAGTGATCTCAACTCACATGATAAA GATCCAGTAAAGTCCATCCACTTCAGCAACTCAAACCCACTTTGTCATGCATTCGACTCGGAGGCCAAAGATGGGCATGACCTGATTGTTGGAGTATGGTCAGGAGATG TCTATTCAATGTCATTGAGGCAACAGTTGCAAGATCCTGGAAAGAAGCCTGTTATGTCTCAGCATTTTATCAATAAAGACAAAGATGGAACTGCCAACAG CCGCTGCACTTGTGTTGCATGGGTTCCAGAGCGTGAAGGCATTTTTGTTGTCAGCAATGCTGATGGGAATCTGTATGTGTATGACAAA TCCAAGGATGGAAATGCTGACTGGGCATTTCCAACTGTAAGGGATCAAAATCAGCTGATGATTTCACATGCAAAGTCCACTAAG AGCAATCCTACTGCAAGATGGCACATCTGTCAAGGTGCAATCAATGCCATTTCATTTTCGCCGGATGGAGCTTACATGGCAACTGTTGGGCGAGATG GTTATTTAAGAGTATTTGACTTCGCGAAAGAACAACTAATATTTGGTGGGAAAAGTTACTATGGTGCTCTTTTGTGTTGCTCATGGAG TGCGGATGGAAAATATATATTATCAGGTGGGGAAGATGATCTTGTGCAAGTATGGAGCATGGATGACAGAAAGATGGTTGCGTGGGGCGAGGGGCATACATCATGG GTTAGCTCAGTTGCCTTTGATTCGTACTGGTCCCCCCCAAGTTCTGATGACGCAGGAGAAAATGTCATGTATCGCTTTGGTTCTGTTGGCCAG GACACCCAACTTCTTCTCTGGGATTTGGCAATGGATGAGATTGCTGTGCCACTTCGACATCCTTCCAGCGGCTCCCCGACATTTAGCAGTGGAAGCCCTTCTGCACACTGGGACAGTGCATGTCCTCCTCCTACTGGTGTTCTTCAACCGTCTCCACGGATGCGAGACGTACCTAAGCTCTCACCCCTCGTTGCACACAGAGTACATGCTGATCCCCTTTCTGGCCTAGAATTCACCAGTGAATCGATCGTCACCATATGCCGCGAGGGGCTAATCAAAATCTGGGCCAGGCCACAACACAGTGAAAACAGCCAGCGGCCGAATTCTTCTGAGCTGGCAGCTGGCAATGCCATCTCAAAGGATAAGATGATAACATCACCAAACAAAGCAGGCGCTTCCAGCTCTAGCTTCAAGCAACCATCATCTGTTATTTTCTCATGA